ACCTTCGTTGACTTTGCCTCAGGGCCGGCCCTGCAAGGACTATGTACTCACTGCTCATCACCTTGACTGCACTTCCTTTCTTCATGGCCTTAATGTCCGGGTATATTTGTTTTATGTAATCTTTTACTTGTAAGATGAGCGAGTTTCCCAAAATGTCTTTTTCCAAGCTAGCGATGTAAAAGAGCTCATCGATTATATGGACTTGAGAAACCGCAATTGCGAAGTTTCTCAAATCTATATAATTGATGAGCGATGTTCTTGCCAGTATTTTTAGATCTTGAATATCAATTTGGAAAGAGCTCGGAAACAGTGAGAAAAACTAATTAATCCTAGGTAAGCTTCACTTCATTTCTTCAAACATCAATTTAAATATTCAAATAAATGAATAATAATTGAGTGCTAATCTACTGACCTTCACCAGGTTAATTACGTTCGTTAAGAGTCTGAAAAAGACAAGGAAGAACATGCAGCTTCAAACGCTTTTAAAGACAAGAACAAACAGTTCAAACTCTGGTCCCCACGTACGTTACATAATAGAAATTAGTAAAATTAGATAGGCAGATGTGCTCAGTATAGAGGCTACAAGTGTAGAACCCACCCCAGTGAGTCAGTGACGAGCATTAATTCATCGCAGTTGGTGAAATTACACCAATCAGTTAGTCTATAAATGATTGATAATGGAGGTTGGATGATGCAATTTTAAGTCAACTCCGCCCCCACATGCATGCACACCATTGGAATCTTTCTGAAAATACATAACTAGTTTCATCAGAAACACTTGTATATATGtatagagagaaagaaagagagatgTAAAAGTTAAGAGCTAGATCTTCATTGTGATTAGTAGTTTTGAGTGTTGAATCTCAATTAAAGGGTACTGGCATGAAAACATCAACGTTAAGCAATCATGCAGTGATAAGTTTCTTCCTTCTTATCGTCGGCTTATCTTCAATCTTTGTGAGCGTTAACGCCTCGAGGAACCATATTGTCGGTGGGGTTCATGGATGGGGTTTCCGTTCTGGTTCATACAATATTTGGGCTCTTCATAGATCCTTCGCTGCAGGGAATACGCTTCGTAAGTAATTATGCACTATTTATCTAATCCACAAATTAATAATACCCAACTTATGAAGTTCTTTCTAATTTGGAATAAATTATCGACCTATGTTCAATATACAGAATTTAAGTACACACGTGGAGCACACAATGTTGTTCGAGTTCATGCTGCTGGGTACGAGAAGTGCAGGGCAACGGAAAAGGAATCAGCGAAAGCAATGTCGACAGGAAGTGACAAGTTAACACTTAAAAAAGGAATGAATTACTTCATTTGTAGTTTCGAAGGACACTGCACGGCAGGCATGAAGATCAAAGTACATGCTAAGTAGTGTTTTCCGAGGTATAGAGATGCGCGCATCTCATTTCGGAATAACTCTGATTTTCCCCTTTCACAATGAGCATGGTACAATAAGTTAGTTTAATGGGAAGGCAATCAGATATAACAAATTAGCTTCCACGAGTGTATTGtgaaaatttcattccttctatTGATTTATAGATCTTTATTTGTCCTTGTAACTGGGGATGTATGCCATGGgtgaaaacaaaaatgaaaaacctCTATCTTTTTCGTGTTAATCGGGAGGCGTAAACTGGGGCGG
This DNA window, taken from Papaver somniferum cultivar HN1 unplaced genomic scaffold, ASM357369v1 unplaced-scaffold_133, whole genome shotgun sequence, encodes the following:
- the LOC113333507 gene encoding basic blue protein-like; the encoded protein is MKTSTLSNHAVISFFLLIVGLSSIFVSVNASRNHIVGGVHGWGFRSGSYNIWALHRSFAAGNTLQFKYTRGAHNVVRVHAAGYEKCRATEKESAKAMSTGSDKLTLKKGMNYFICSFEGHCTAGMKIKVHAK